A region from the Salvia splendens isolate huo1 chromosome 15, SspV2, whole genome shotgun sequence genome encodes:
- the LOC121768522 gene encoding uncharacterized protein LOC121768522 isoform X1: MSNGEVRKVSLQDIQLVQNLIERCLQLYMSEREVVNTLLHQAKIEPGFTELVWQKLEAENQEFFRAYHLMLIVKDQILRFNQLLEKQVELMRQVCQTGVASLSLSNGSQMHSMHNNSTYQVRQPTGPPIKPENIHQTSTLPNVYINGKSALQPSMQVPVTMSEHTGRMNVPENMLLAQNSSSGIVQGMNGVLIKSEGGFAGDSHFMFGVDNNLIEPRNAIGDASASHFTSGEPNESMMDQETSSFGFLGQIPRNFSLSDLTADFSNSTDILESYSRSPFLGTEANFLDPQIRGEQQDVRRLDTISEGLSYDVFASD, from the exons ATGTCGAATGGCGAAGTTAGAAAAGTCTCGCTACAGGACATACAATTG GTTCAGAACCTTATCGAAAGATGCCTTCAGCTTTACATGAGTGAGAGGGAAGTCGTGAATACATTGCTAcaccaggcaaagattgagcCCGGCTTCACAGAACTTG TGTGGCAAAAACTCGAAGCGGAAAACCAGGAATTTTTCCGGGCGTATCATCTGATGCTGATTGTGAAGGACCAGATATTAAGATTCAATCAGTTGCTCGAGAAACAGGTTGAACTAATGCGTCAAGTATGCCAGACAGGAGTCGCCTCATTGTCTTTGTCGAATGGATCTCAGATGCATTCAA TGCACAACAACTCGACTTATCAGGTTCGACAGCCAACCGGGCCACCTATAAAGCCAGAAAACATTCACCAAACCAGTACATTACCTAATGTCTACATTAACGGCAAGTCTGCCCTGCAACCTAGCATGCAAGTTCCGGTTACCATGTCAGAACACACTGGCCGGATGAACGTGCCGGAAAATATGCTATTAGCTCAGAATTCCAGTTCCGGAATCGTGCAAGGAATGAACGGTGTGTTGATCAAATCAGAGGGCGGCTTTGCAGGTGACTCTCACTTTATGTTTGGCGTGGACAACAATCTCATTGAACCTCGCaacgccattggagatgcttcCGCTTCACATTTCACTAGTGGTGAGCCGAACGAGTCCATGATGGACCAGGAGACGAGCTCATTTGGATTCTTGGGGCAGATACCGCGGAACTTCAGCCTCTCAGACTTGACAGCCGATTTTTCCAATAGCACGG ATATACTTGAGAGCTACTCGCGATCACCCTTTCTGGGCACCGAAGCAAACTTCTTGGACCCTCAAATCAGAGGCGAACAACAAG ATGTTAGGAGACTGGACACCATATCAGAGGGGTTGAGTTATGACGTCTTTGCCAGTGACTGA
- the LOC121768522 gene encoding uncharacterized protein LOC121768522 isoform X2, producing MSNGEVRKVSLQDIQLVQNLIERCLQLYMSEREVVNTLLHQAKIEPGFTELAENQEFFRAYHLMLIVKDQILRFNQLLEKQVELMRQVCQTGVASLSLSNGSQMHSMHNNSTYQVRQPTGPPIKPENIHQTSTLPNVYINGKSALQPSMQVPVTMSEHTGRMNVPENMLLAQNSSSGIVQGMNGVLIKSEGGFAGDSHFMFGVDNNLIEPRNAIGDASASHFTSGEPNESMMDQETSSFGFLGQIPRNFSLSDLTADFSNSTDILESYSRSPFLGTEANFLDPQIRGEQQDVRRLDTISEGLSYDVFASD from the exons ATGTCGAATGGCGAAGTTAGAAAAGTCTCGCTACAGGACATACAATTG GTTCAGAACCTTATCGAAAGATGCCTTCAGCTTTACATGAGTGAGAGGGAAGTCGTGAATACATTGCTAcaccaggcaaagattgagcCCGGCTTCACAGAACTTG CGGAAAACCAGGAATTTTTCCGGGCGTATCATCTGATGCTGATTGTGAAGGACCAGATATTAAGATTCAATCAGTTGCTCGAGAAACAGGTTGAACTAATGCGTCAAGTATGCCAGACAGGAGTCGCCTCATTGTCTTTGTCGAATGGATCTCAGATGCATTCAA TGCACAACAACTCGACTTATCAGGTTCGACAGCCAACCGGGCCACCTATAAAGCCAGAAAACATTCACCAAACCAGTACATTACCTAATGTCTACATTAACGGCAAGTCTGCCCTGCAACCTAGCATGCAAGTTCCGGTTACCATGTCAGAACACACTGGCCGGATGAACGTGCCGGAAAATATGCTATTAGCTCAGAATTCCAGTTCCGGAATCGTGCAAGGAATGAACGGTGTGTTGATCAAATCAGAGGGCGGCTTTGCAGGTGACTCTCACTTTATGTTTGGCGTGGACAACAATCTCATTGAACCTCGCaacgccattggagatgcttcCGCTTCACATTTCACTAGTGGTGAGCCGAACGAGTCCATGATGGACCAGGAGACGAGCTCATTTGGATTCTTGGGGCAGATACCGCGGAACTTCAGCCTCTCAGACTTGACAGCCGATTTTTCCAATAGCACGG ATATACTTGAGAGCTACTCGCGATCACCCTTTCTGGGCACCGAAGCAAACTTCTTGGACCCTCAAATCAGAGGCGAACAACAAG ATGTTAGGAGACTGGACACCATATCAGAGGGGTTGAGTTATGACGTCTTTGCCAGTGACTGA
- the LOC121768521 gene encoding cystathionine beta-lyase, chloroplastic-like isoform X1, whose product MAAATPSLRSFFTILQNNQIDQNGFLNGHLPMFYEHKTAVLRKVNFPVGGQILKLKCSRDKEIDVCTSALVDGVAAECTNDEEIVQTSHQVEPSVSTMLMNFSNDFDPYEALSTPLYQTATFKQPSATEGGAYDYTRSGNPTRDALESLLAKLDKADRALCFTSGMAALAAVTRLVGTGDEIVSGDDMYGGSDRLLSQVVPKSGVLVKRIDTTNLEDVASAITPRTKLVWLESPTNPRQQISDLRKIAELAHAHGALVLVDNSIMSPALSQPLELGADIVMHSATKFIAGHSDLMAGVLAIKGESLAKELYFIQNAEGSGLAPFDCWLCLRGIKTMALRVEKQQENAQKIAEFLRSHPRVKKVYYAGLPDHPGRALHYSQANGAGSVLSFLTGSLALSKHVVETTKYFSITVSFGSVKSLISLPCFMSHASIPAAVREERGLTEDLIRTSVGIEDVNDLIADLEQALRTGPA is encoded by the exons ATGGCGGCTGCTACTCCATCTCTCAGATCATTCTTCACCATTCTTCAAAACAACCAAATAGATCAAAAT GGTTTCCTCAACGGTCATCTCCCAATGTTTTATGAGCACAAAACAGCAGTGCTCAGGAAGGTAAATTTTCCCGTTGGTGGGCAGATCCTTAAATTAAAGTGCTCTAGAGACAAAGAGATCGATGTCTGCACGTCTGCTTTGGTTGATGGAGTTGCTGCCGAGTGCACAAATG ATGAAGAAATCGTACAGACAAGTCATCAAGTGGAGCCGAGTGTTTCCACGATGTTGATGAATTTTTCCAACGACTTTGATCCTTATGAGGCTCTAAGCACGCCTCTCTACCAAACAGCAACTTTCAAGCAG CCTTCAGCCACGGAAGGTGGAGCTTATGATTATACAAGAAGTGGAAATCCTACTCGAGATGCCCTAGAAAG CCTTCTCGCAAAGCTCGACAAAGCTGATCGAGCACTATGCTTCACCAGTGGAATGGCAGCTTTAGCAGCTGTTACTCGTCTTGTTGGAACAG GTGATGAGATTGTTTCTGGTGATGATATGTATGGTGGTTCGGATCGCTTATTGTCACAAGTAGTTCCAAAATCTGGAGTTTTGGTTAA GCGTATAGATACAACAAATTTGGAAGATGTTGCTTCTGCAATTACGCCTCGCACAAAGCTCGTGTGGTTGGAGAGTCCAACAAACCCCCGCCAGCAGATCTCAGATCTTCGT AAAATCGCTGAGCTTGCACATGCCCATGGTGCTCTCGTATTGGTGGACAACAGCATCATGTCTCCCGCACTGTCTCAACCCTTAGAGCTCGGAGCAG ATATCGTGATGCACTCAGCTACAAAGTTCATCGCTGGTCACAGTGACCTCATGGCTGGTGTGCTTGCTATTAAAGGAGAAAG CTTGGCAAAAGAACTATATTTCATTCAGAACGCAGAGGGGTCAGGGTTAGCTCCGTTTGACTGTTGGCTATGTTTGAGAGGCATCAAAACTATGGCTCTACGCGTCGAAAAGCAACAG GAAAACGCACAAAAGATCGCCGAGTTCCTCAGGTCTCACCCTCGTGTGAAAAAGGTCTATTACGCTGGTCTTCCTGATCACCCCGGACGAGCTTTGCATTACTCTCAG GCGAATGGCGCTGGATCCGTGCTGAGTTTCCTAACGGGATCATTGGCGCTCTCCAAGCACGTCGTTGAGACAACGAAGTATTTCAGCATAACTGTGAGCTTCG GAAGTGTCAAGTCCCTCATCAGCTTGCCTTGCTTCATGTCTCACGCAAGCATCCCTGCAGCAGTGCGTGAGGAACGAGGTCTGACTGAGGATCTGATACGCACATCTGTCGGGATTGAGGACGTCAACGACTTGATTGCTGATCTTGAACAAGCCCTACGAACTGGGCCTGCATAG
- the LOC121768521 gene encoding cystathionine beta-lyase, chloroplastic-like isoform X2 yields the protein MFYEHKTAVLRKVNFPVGGQILKLKCSRDKEIDVCTSALVDGVAAECTNDEEIVQTSHQVEPSVSTMLMNFSNDFDPYEALSTPLYQTATFKQPSATEGGAYDYTRSGNPTRDALESLLAKLDKADRALCFTSGMAALAAVTRLVGTGDEIVSGDDMYGGSDRLLSQVVPKSGVLVKRIDTTNLEDVASAITPRTKLVWLESPTNPRQQISDLRKIAELAHAHGALVLVDNSIMSPALSQPLELGADIVMHSATKFIAGHSDLMAGVLAIKGESLAKELYFIQNAEGSGLAPFDCWLCLRGIKTMALRVEKQQENAQKIAEFLRSHPRVKKVYYAGLPDHPGRALHYSQANGAGSVLSFLTGSLALSKHVVETTKYFSITVSFGSVKSLISLPCFMSHASIPAAVREERGLTEDLIRTSVGIEDVNDLIADLEQALRTGPA from the exons ATGTTTTATGAGCACAAAACAGCAGTGCTCAGGAAGGTAAATTTTCCCGTTGGTGGGCAGATCCTTAAATTAAAGTGCTCTAGAGACAAAGAGATCGATGTCTGCACGTCTGCTTTGGTTGATGGAGTTGCTGCCGAGTGCACAAATG ATGAAGAAATCGTACAGACAAGTCATCAAGTGGAGCCGAGTGTTTCCACGATGTTGATGAATTTTTCCAACGACTTTGATCCTTATGAGGCTCTAAGCACGCCTCTCTACCAAACAGCAACTTTCAAGCAG CCTTCAGCCACGGAAGGTGGAGCTTATGATTATACAAGAAGTGGAAATCCTACTCGAGATGCCCTAGAAAG CCTTCTCGCAAAGCTCGACAAAGCTGATCGAGCACTATGCTTCACCAGTGGAATGGCAGCTTTAGCAGCTGTTACTCGTCTTGTTGGAACAG GTGATGAGATTGTTTCTGGTGATGATATGTATGGTGGTTCGGATCGCTTATTGTCACAAGTAGTTCCAAAATCTGGAGTTTTGGTTAA GCGTATAGATACAACAAATTTGGAAGATGTTGCTTCTGCAATTACGCCTCGCACAAAGCTCGTGTGGTTGGAGAGTCCAACAAACCCCCGCCAGCAGATCTCAGATCTTCGT AAAATCGCTGAGCTTGCACATGCCCATGGTGCTCTCGTATTGGTGGACAACAGCATCATGTCTCCCGCACTGTCTCAACCCTTAGAGCTCGGAGCAG ATATCGTGATGCACTCAGCTACAAAGTTCATCGCTGGTCACAGTGACCTCATGGCTGGTGTGCTTGCTATTAAAGGAGAAAG CTTGGCAAAAGAACTATATTTCATTCAGAACGCAGAGGGGTCAGGGTTAGCTCCGTTTGACTGTTGGCTATGTTTGAGAGGCATCAAAACTATGGCTCTACGCGTCGAAAAGCAACAG GAAAACGCACAAAAGATCGCCGAGTTCCTCAGGTCTCACCCTCGTGTGAAAAAGGTCTATTACGCTGGTCTTCCTGATCACCCCGGACGAGCTTTGCATTACTCTCAG GCGAATGGCGCTGGATCCGTGCTGAGTTTCCTAACGGGATCATTGGCGCTCTCCAAGCACGTCGTTGAGACAACGAAGTATTTCAGCATAACTGTGAGCTTCG GAAGTGTCAAGTCCCTCATCAGCTTGCCTTGCTTCATGTCTCACGCAAGCATCCCTGCAGCAGTGCGTGAGGAACGAGGTCTGACTGAGGATCTGATACGCACATCTGTCGGGATTGAGGACGTCAACGACTTGATTGCTGATCTTGAACAAGCCCTACGAACTGGGCCTGCATAG